A single Phycisphaerales bacterium DNA region contains:
- a CDS encoding cbb3-type cytochrome c oxidase subunit I — MAHDAHHHGNYLTPKGGFWTTVLDWATTVDHKKIGVMYLFAILFMFFIGGLAALAVRLELFEPVRVQELANGTKELTGQFFAPKEAVDAANMQPGNNIYNRLFTLHGAIMVFMVIVPSIPASLGNFLLPLMLGAKDVAFPRLNLLSWYIYVIGSIFAVTAIILGGVDTGWTFYTPYSTTTDPGFSRVAIMTMAAFILGFSSILTGLNFVVTVHKLRAPGMGWFDMPLFIWAVYAAAIIQVLATPVIGITLLLLTFERIFRVGIFDPALGGDPVLFQHFFWFYSHPVVYVMILPGMGVISDVLAVQSHKKIFGYRAIAFASLGIAGVSFIVWGHHMFASMSELASMVFSALTFLVAIPTAVKVFNWIATLYKGSIVLNAPMVYTLIFLFLFSIGGLTGLPLGTLSTDLHLHDTYFVVAHFHYVMMGGTIMALMAGLHHWWPKMFGRMYDERGAILGALLVFIGFNITFFTQFFLGSRGMPRRYASYVDEFQIWHQISTIGSFVILLGFLVHLFVFLASFATGRKAPANPWGGLTLEWVADSPPDEHNFHHEPIVTHGPYDFETTVPPHWNPADYPIPEENKVVAHHH; from the coding sequence ATGGCACACGACGCACACCACCACGGCAACTACCTGACCCCCAAGGGCGGGTTCTGGACCACCGTCCTCGACTGGGCGACCACCGTCGATCACAAGAAGATCGGCGTCATGTACCTCTTCGCCATCCTCTTCATGTTCTTCATCGGCGGCCTCGCCGCCCTCGCCGTCCGCCTCGAGCTCTTCGAGCCCGTCCGCGTGCAGGAGCTCGCCAACGGCACCAAGGAGCTCACCGGCCAGTTCTTCGCGCCCAAGGAGGCCGTCGACGCCGCCAACATGCAGCCGGGCAACAACATCTACAACCGGCTCTTCACCCTCCACGGCGCCATCATGGTGTTCATGGTGATCGTGCCCAGCATCCCCGCCTCCCTGGGCAACTTCCTCCTGCCCCTCATGCTCGGGGCCAAGGACGTCGCCTTCCCCCGCCTCAACCTCCTCTCCTGGTACATCTACGTCATCGGCTCCATCTTCGCCGTCACCGCCATCATCCTCGGCGGCGTCGACACCGGCTGGACCTTCTACACGCCCTACTCAACAACCACTGACCCAGGCTTCTCGCGCGTCGCGATCATGACCATGGCCGCGTTCATCCTGGGCTTCAGCTCCATCTTGACCGGCCTCAACTTCGTCGTCACCGTGCACAAGCTCCGCGCCCCTGGCATGGGCTGGTTCGACATGCCCCTGTTCATCTGGGCCGTGTACGCCGCCGCCATCATCCAGGTCCTCGCCACGCCCGTCATCGGCATCACCCTGCTGCTGCTCACCTTCGAGCGCATTTTCCGCGTGGGCATCTTCGATCCCGCCCTGGGCGGCGACCCCGTGCTCTTCCAGCACTTCTTCTGGTTCTACAGCCACCCCGTGGTGTACGTGATGATCCTCCCGGGCATGGGCGTCATCAGTGACGTCCTCGCCGTGCAGAGCCACAAGAAGATCTTCGGCTACCGCGCCATCGCCTTCGCCTCCCTGGGCATCGCCGGCGTCTCCTTCATCGTGTGGGGCCACCACATGTTCGCCAGCATGTCCGAGCTGGCCAGCATGGTCTTCTCCGCCCTCACCTTCCTCGTCGCCATCCCCACCGCCGTCAAGGTCTTCAACTGGATCGCCACGCTCTACAAGGGCTCCATCGTGCTCAACGCGCCGATGGTCTACACCCTCATCTTCCTCTTCCTCTTCTCCATCGGCGGCCTCACCGGCCTGCCCCTGGGCACCCTCTCCACCGACCTCCACCTCCACGACACCTACTTCGTCGTCGCCCACTTCCACTACGTCATGATGGGCGGCACCATCATGGCCCTCATGGCCGGCCTCCACCACTGGTGGCCCAAGATGTTCGGCCGCATGTACGACGAGCGCGGCGCCATCCTCGGCGCCCTCCTCGTCTTCATCGGCTTCAACATCACCTTCTTCACCCAGTTCTTCCTCGGCTCCCGCGGCATGCCCCGCCGCTATGCCTCTTACGTCGACGAGTTCCAGATCTGGCACCAGATCTCAACCATCGGCTCCTTCGTCATCCTCCTGGGCTTCCTCGTCCACCTCTTCGTCTTCCTCGCCTCCTTCGCCACCGGCAGGAAGGCCCCCGCCAACCCCTGGGGCGGCCTCACCCTCGAGTGGGTCGCCGACTCGCCCCCCGACGAGCACAACTTCCACCACGAGCCCATCGTCACGCACGGGCCCTACGACTTCGAGACCACCGTGCCCCCGCACTGGAACCCCGCCGACTACCCCATCCCCGAAGAGAACAAGGTCGTCGCCCACCACCACTGA